GAATTTCTATTTAAAGCTACAGCTGATTGGCATGAAAACCCAATTTATCTACGATCTGAATTATCAAGGTAAGATTTTAGATCTGGGTAAAATTGTAATGCAGGAAGACAATAGTGTTTTGGAAGAGGTTCAGGTTCAAGCCGAGAAGCCGATGATACAAGCCGAAGCCGGCAAGACCATATTTAATATTGATGCCAACCTGAGTGCCGGTAGTGGATCGGCGCAAGAACTACTGCGAGCCGCCCCTGGTTTATTTGTAGATCAAAACGACAATCTTATTCTGGAAGGCCGCAGTGGGGTGCAGGTTTTTGTGGATGGCCGCCCTTTAAATTTACAAGGGGATGATTTAAATGCTTATCTGAAAAACCTCCAGAGTGATCAAATTGAGAAAGTAGAAATCATCTCCCAACCCGGCTCTCAATACGATGCCGCTGGCAATGCCGGTATCATCAACATTGTTTTAAAGCGCGATAAAAGCTTAGGAACTACTGGCTCCTACTCGCATCGCTATACTCAGGGCTATTACCCGCGTAATAATGGGAATCTCAACCTATACCATAACCGTAAGGCGGTGCGCTTACTCGCTTCGGTGGGTTATGGACTAAACCAGAGTCGAAACTTCATGGATTTGTATCGCAGGCAGAATAATATCGACTTCGATCAACGCTCCTTCGTGCATAGCGATCGTAAGGCTTACAACACACGTCTGGGTGCCGATTGGCGGATTAGCAAAGAGCATAGCCTTGGCTTTTCGGTAAAGGGCGATCTCAGCAATAACGATGAACTAAGCAGTAGTCGCACCCCCATTATCCCGGACAGCAGCAGCACTAGCACACAAGTACTTTTATCAAAAGGCTCTACGGAAAACGAAAGTTATAGCCTTTTTAGCAATGTGTATTACCGCTGGAAGAACGATAAGAACCAATTCGGCATTGACCTCGATCAAGGTCGATTCTCGGCACAAAGTGCAACCGATCAACCCAATCGCTATGTTAATGACAGCGAAGAATTATTACTTTCTTCCCGCCATTACCAAATGGCTACCGATCGCGAATTTGATCTCTATAGTGCTAAAGCTGATTACAGTCGCAATCTTGGAGCCTGGAATATTAACAGCGGATTTAAATGGTCGGAAGTAAGAACCGCCAATGATTTCAACTTTTACCTATTGGATAGTGTTCGCATACAAGACCCCAATCGCAGTAATTTATTTGATTACCGCGAAGCCATTTCGGCGGGCTATATCGAGACTTCTCGCGACTGGCAAAACTGGGGCCTACAGGCAGGTTTACGCTATGAACACACCACTTCCAAAGGACAGCTCTATACTTTAGACGCATCCGGCGACAGCCTGGTTCAAAGAGATTATGGAAATTGGTTTCCCAGCCTTTCTTTGAGTTATAAAAAGAATCCTCTGAGCCAATGGACGCTGAGTTATAGCCGTCGCATTCAAAGACCCAATTACCAAAATTTAAACCCCTTCCTTTACCAAAGAGATGAGCTCACTTTTTATCAGGGTAATCCCTTTTTGATCCCCCAAATCAGTGATAATATTCGCATCGGGCACTTATACCGCTACTCCACAAGTACTTCTGTTTCTTACTCTTATACCCAAAATTTCTTTGCCCAGATTACCGATACCGTTGGTGAAAAACGCAGTTCACTAACCACTCGAAATGTGGCAGATACTCGCAGCTTAAGCCTAAGTTTTGGCAGTCCCTTTAAACATTCGAAATGGTGGAACAGCTATGTAAGTGTTAATACCTTCCAAACCTGGTATATCCCGCGCGACATTAGCTTTCAGGCGGTTGACTTACTTACCGTTTCCCTCTATGGACAAACGAATTTCAATTTGGGGGATAATTGGCAATGGCAGATTTCAGGTTGGTGGAGTTCACCCAGCTTATGGGGCGGAACCTATCGCACTAAAAGCCTGGGTGCTGTAAACACCTCCATCAGTAAAAGCTTTATGAATGATAAGCTTAAGGTTTTTGTCAATTTCAATGATGTCTTCTTTAGCTCTCCCTGGTATGGTCGCATGTCTTATGGTGGTTTATCCATTAGCGGAACCGGTGGGCATGATAGTCGTCAAATTGAAGTGGGCATCAGCTATCGCTTTGGCAATGAGCAAGTGAAAAAGCTTAAGCTGGATGAAGGCGGTTTAGAAGATGAAAGTAAGCGAGTAAACTAATTTTTGAATCTAAGAGCTTCTTTATTTTTCCATCTTTGGGAAGATAAAAACCCCTTAAATTCCTATTATGAATATTAGCTCTGCCCAACAAGAATTGCTGGATCGCATTAAAGACAGCATGTTGGATTATATCGCTGATGAAGAGGCGGCTTACAGCGCCGAAGAGGTAAAACAATGCCTCAGCTTACTAAAGAATTTCCTGAATGAAATGGATGCAGCTGGCGACCGCGAGGCCGGCATGAAAGCGGTGGAGAAAACTGTTTTGGCCCTGAATGATCTCAATGCTAAATGCGATTACGAATTGATTGAGACTGACCAACGCGAGGATGTTTGTGAACTAATCATTAAAGCCGGTGAAGCCAAAGGTTTTAATGATGAGCACGAAGACATCACCGAAGAGTGGCGCGAATGGTAAAAGCTTTCAGGTTTCGGTGGGATGCCTAATTTCGCCGAAACCTTGTTTCAACAAGCTATGACCAAATCTGAAAAAGTTGATTTTGTGATTCAATCTCTAGAGGAACTCTATCCAGAGACACCTATTCCCTTGGATCATAAAGACCCCTATACCTTGCTTATTGCTGTGCTCCTCTCGGCCCAGTGCACTGATGAAAGAGTAAATCAAATCACCCCGCTACTTTTTGAAAAAGCAGACAATCCCTGGGATATGGTGAAGATGAGTCAGGAGCAAATTCAGGATATCATCCGTCCTTGCGGCTTAAGCCCGATGAAGTCTAAAGGAATTTATGGCTTATCTCATATTCTTTTGGATAAATATGAAGGTCAGGTGCCCGCCGAATTCGAAGCCCTGGAAGCCTTACCAGCGGTTGGACATAAAACGGCATCGGTAGTGATGAGCCAGGGTTTTGGCTATCCGGCCTTTCCGGTAGATACGCATATCCACCGCCTGATGTATCGCTGGAACTTGAGCAATGGCAAATCAGTTGAGCAAACGGAAAAGGATGCCAAACGACTTTTCCCTGAGGATAAATGGAATAAGCTGCATTTGCAGATCATTTATTACGGACGTCAATACAGTCCGGCTCGAGGCTGGTCACTGGACAAGGATTTTATTTCGCGCAAGATTGGACGCAAGAGCCTAATTCGTGAAAATTTCGGGGAGGAAGGATTGAAATTGATGGCTTGAGATTAAATCCACACTATTGTAATGGCTTTCGACTAGTATGAAGTATAGCTAAAACGTAAACCTTGGAACCATCAAAAATGTAATGGACTCCGAAGTTAAACCGTTTGGTAAATCTGACACGAACAGTTCGATATTTCTTCTGAAAGTACTCGGGATATAAGGCAATCTGCTCCAATACTTCTGAAATCTCATGGTATAAGCTGAGCCCCAATCCCGGCCGTCTTTCTTCATACCAATCAATAGCATAAATTAGATCCTTCTCCGCTGATGGTTTTATAAATAGATCATAAGCCATACTTGGAGTTCAGCTCTGATTTAAGAGCACTCCAAGGTTTACCTGAGTTTGGATCTAAATGGTGTTCCTCCAATCTTTGGTCAAGAATGCGCTTATGATCATTATTATGGGGGAACTGCGGACCTATAACTTTAGAAGAACCGTCATTTCTAAGCTTCACCAATTCAGATAGCCAAGCAATTACGGATTCATCATCCTGCTTTGAAATCCAATTTATAAGCTTAAGTTTTTCGGCTTGAAGGTCCATCTACCAAATTTAGGGTATTCTCAAGCAAAGTGAAAAATCCTTAATCGCTTTTAGCGATTTAAAAATCCGTACTCAAGGAAACGTAGAATATATTGGGAAGAACAATGCCATCCTCTATTCCCCAAGCCCAATCGGCACGAACATAGTAGCCAAATAATCGACTGCGCAAGCCGAAGCCGGTACCTACTACCACCGGTTCTTTTTGAGAATCCAATACAATCTGCCCACCACTACCCAAAGGTACCGTGCGGGTATTAATGGCATTTTCAGGATCCCAAGGGTTTGGACCATTCCAAGCGGTACCTACATCAGCAAAACCAATTACCATCAGATTATTAAGGAAATCATTGCGGATGGGTCGATTCGCTAAATAGCTCACAATGGGCCAACGCAATTCGGAGTTAATCACCGTAAAGCTATTACCATTACGCACGTTTTGGAAGAAGCCCCGCATATTGGTTACCAGAGTTTGGAACACATAATTATTATCCGTGGCAATGGGTGTTGACTGATCCAAGCGTGGTGAAAATTCATTATCCACTCCGCCCATAATATGGATTAGTTTTTCCGGACCAAAGGAAGTTCCTGCTGCTAAGCGATTGGCCCAAATCATATTGCGGTGAATAATCAAATAATGACGCGCATCTACCCCTGCCGTATACAAGCCACTATTGGATTTCGACAAATTGCGATAGTACTCTGCAAAGACCTTGTAACGCAGTCCTGCATAGAGGTTCAAGCCAATCTTGCGTGAATTATCATAGACATAAGAGGAACGTGCAATGGCATAGTCGGTATAGCTAATCGGTTCATCCAAATTATTGAAATCACTGGCCAATCGAATATTTTCATCCAGGCGATAGCCAATTGACATATGCACCGCCGAAACCGGATTAAAAGGATAAACCACCTTATAATTTACCTCATTATTAATGAGGCGACGGAAATTATTCAAGGCTAAAAACTGCACCTGCGAACGACGGGTATAGGTATAGTACTTATCCCAACGAGTTTTATAATCTGCCACCCCTATTACAAACTCCGCATTGGGAGTTAAAGACGTTCCGGGTAAGGGCTGGAAAGTGGTGCGCATGCCGGCTACAATGCGATAGTCGTGCATGAGATCCATCACCCCTACTTTGAAATTCATATTGAAACCCTGATTCAGGATATCACCACTCACAAAGCCTGTGAAAGGTTGATACTGAGGGTTATCAAACATATTATCGAAGCGTACGGTAAAATTATCCTGGAAGAAGGAAAGGAAATAATTTCGAACCGGCGGAATATCTAATTTATCATCGGCATTGGCCTCTACCTCTGCTAAGCTAGCAGGTAATAAAGGTACTGTCTGTGGACTGGGTTGTTGTTCTTCGGGGCTGGGTTCGGGCTTTTCTTCGTAGAACTTATAATTGAGAATATCTACTTCCAGTTGGGAGCGCGGTATGGCTCCATAGTATTCCGATTCAGGGACAAATTCTTCGCCCTTCTCTGTACTATCCTGCGCTTCCTCCTGCGCTTGCATGGCTAAGCTCTCCACTTTTACCGGTCGCAATCCCATGCCCTGCGGATCTTCGTATTCCTCCAGGTATATGCGGTAGCGTCTATCTTGAAGATAGACTGAAGCCTTAAGGTTTTCAGCAGGAGCTAAATCCATATCCACCAGTGAAAAGCTATTCTCACTATAAGGGTATTCTGAAAAGAAATAATCGTAATGGGTAGTGGTATCTACATAGGCAATCGCCGAATCGATCTTCACTAAATTTTGGCGACGAATACCATCGCGATCAGTAGTAAAGCTGAGGATGCCCGGTTTAATTTCTTCCACCTGACGCTCATCTACACTAGGGGTGCGGGTTAGGCGCCAAATCTTAATGGAGTCCTCACGCAGCTCCTCCGCCTCGGTAGCATAGAGATCCAATTTTTGAGTTCTTAAACTGCGTTGATCATCCGGCAATATACTGTCTACCGGACGGTTAGAACTCCAAGCAATGCGCTTGCCATTTGAGATAAAAGTAGGATCTACATCATCGTAAATATCGCGGGTGATGGGAGTAATCTTGGTATTTAGAATGGTGTAGATATACACATCCGACTGACCATCTTTAACGGCCGAGAACAAAAATTTCTTTCCATCCGGGGAATACTCCAAGGAAACAATTTTATCAAATCGGTAAAAGGGTTTGGTAGTTACTTCATCCTTCTCCAAATCATAAATGCTGAATTGGGTAATTCCTTTCTCCTCAGTAAAAAAGCTTAGGGACTTTCCTTCGGGATGCCAGGCTAGTAAGGGATAGCTATAATCTGTATTCTGAGCGATGCGATAACCGCCGGTATAGATGCGCTTCTTCTTGCCGGTTTCACGATCGTAAACGTAAATCTTGTAGCGACTAAAGCGGCGATCGACATAGGCGAAATACTGACCATCCTCACTGAGTTTCACTTTGGTAATCTCGTGGTGCTTACGACCCTTTACCAGCACCGAAGGGTCCTTAAAATCTTGATCTTCGTCGCTTAAGCCATAGCGATCTTTATAGAATGCCCGCCAATCGCGAGTCATTTCATCCATATCCTTACCCAGGATATACACAAAGCCGCTTTCGATATCACGGTTTACCACCGACATATAGACGATGTTCCGTATTACCTTCTCTCCGTAAGTTTCCTTCACAAAATGCCAAAAGGAATGCCCGGCATAACGTGCATCTAACTGGGTGAGGGTATTAATGCGTTTGTATTTATTGCTGTAAAAACCATCGCGAACCTGCACATCCACTTCGGAGCTCCAATCTTCCCCTACGAAGGAAATGAGTCCCTCTACATACCAAGCCGGTAAATTGAGCAAGGCCGAATTAGTGATACTTTGCGTAAAACTGCCATAGATCAAATTGCTTAGCACCACCTCGGTAAGCCCCATTCGCAGGGTATTTTCGAGATGGGCGTAATTACCATCGAAGTACACAAAAAGCCGACGACCGCTAATGCGCGTTACCCCGCCGGTGTTGTAATCATCTTCACTGGAACTATTGACATTACTTTGTTTGAGGTCGGAAAGATTATTGAAGACCAAAATCTGAATCCGCTCATCCAAAGGAGCATCCAGATAGTTCTCAATTTGAGGGAGGTTCTTATGGGTTAGTCGAGCAACATTTTCAGCCAGGGCTTCATTGCCACGGTAGAAGTACACATCAAAAGCTTCGAAGCGAAGGAAAACCCAGTCGAAATCATTAAACTGCACTCGGTTTTTACCATACTCCTGGCGAATACCATAATAGAATTGTCCATCAGCCGGAAGGCTATAGAAAATAAAGAGGCCCAGAAGCAGACCCAAAACGGAAGGCCGATAGTTTTGTTTCAACTTAAAAAATGTACTCGCTATATTTAACGCCAATTGAGCGAATTATTTCCCTTTGTATGACGAATATACTTACTCTACGCCGAATGGGCACTTTTTGTTTGGTCTTGCTATTAAGCTTTAACATTCAAGCCCAATTTAGCTTTCAAAAGCACAGCTTTATCCTTGAGCCAGTTGGCGAATTTAAGGCCCAGGAAACCGAGCGCATTTTTGCTCCCAGCCTTACGCCACAGGAAATGCATCATCCGGATGGAGAGTTAGATCGTCAATGGTCTCGCTCAGCTCTTAGAGCCCAAAGATTTAATAAGGTTGCCAATGATGTGGTGATAAATCCCAATACTCCACGCCCCGAAGTTTTGGACAGCCTGGCTGGAAATGCCTACAGCGGATCCGTGCCCAATGATAATGATTTTGCCATCGGTATTAACCAACAAATGGTGCGAGTACGCAACAGCACCATTGGGGTTTACGATTACAGCAAAGACAGCCTGCTTTTTGAAACTACCCTCTTCCGTTTTTACCGACCCACCGCCATCTTACCCGGAAGCAAATACGATCCCCGGGCCTTATACGACCCCGTTGCGGATCGCTTTATCGTGCTTTACCTGAGTGGCAATACCTGGGAAAATTCGAAAATTATTGTGGCCTTCTCGAAGTCGAATGATCTGGCAGATGGCTTTAATATCTACCAAATTGACGGTAATCCACTTAATGATTCTACCTGGAGTGATTATCCGCATATCAGCATTAATCGCGATGATTTATTCATCACCATGAACACCTTTTACAATGGCTCAAGCAATAACAGCGGCTATGTGCAGTCGACAATTCGTCAGCTCGACAAACAAGCAGGGTATGACAGCCTTCCTATGATTGAGCATTACTATTCGAACCTAAAAATGGGGAACCGTAATCTCTTCAATTTTACGGGTATGGATCGTGGTACCGATTATCCAGGAGCTCCGGCTTATATCCTTTCTAACCGAAATTTGGACACCATTAATGACAGCATTTTCGTGGTGAAGATCGATGGTCCCGCCAGTGGCAATCCTCAGCTTTCACTGGAAGTATACCAAACAGAAACTCCATATGGGCTTCCGCCTGAAGCACGCCAGGCCAATGACCATACCTTCGATTGTAATGACAGTCGTATTCAAGGTGGATTTGTGGCCCATGGTACCATTCAGTATGTAGGAAATACGATTACCTCCTTAGGCAATTCGGGCATCTACCACGGCATGATCAAATTGGATGGACCTAAGACCAATAG
The Croceimicrobium hydrocarbonivorans genome window above contains:
- a CDS encoding TonB-dependent receptor domain-containing protein, whose amino-acid sequence is MKKLVLFLFLLSSTLSFGQASIRGTILDSKGDGLPFVNVILFNSADSSLIKGEISNLEGQFTMRPPSTGNFYLKLQLIGMKTQFIYDLNYQGKILDLGKIVMQEDNSVLEEVQVQAEKPMIQAEAGKTIFNIDANLSAGSGSAQELLRAAPGLFVDQNDNLILEGRSGVQVFVDGRPLNLQGDDLNAYLKNLQSDQIEKVEIISQPGSQYDAAGNAGIINIVLKRDKSLGTTGSYSHRYTQGYYPRNNGNLNLYHNRKAVRLLASVGYGLNQSRNFMDLYRRQNNIDFDQRSFVHSDRKAYNTRLGADWRISKEHSLGFSVKGDLSNNDELSSSRTPIIPDSSSTSTQVLLSKGSTENESYSLFSNVYYRWKNDKNQFGIDLDQGRFSAQSATDQPNRYVNDSEELLLSSRHYQMATDREFDLYSAKADYSRNLGAWNINSGFKWSEVRTANDFNFYLLDSVRIQDPNRSNLFDYREAISAGYIETSRDWQNWGLQAGLRYEHTTSKGQLYTLDASGDSLVQRDYGNWFPSLSLSYKKNPLSQWTLSYSRRIQRPNYQNLNPFLYQRDELTFYQGNPFLIPQISDNIRIGHLYRYSTSTSVSYSYTQNFFAQITDTVGEKRSSLTTRNVADTRSLSLSFGSPFKHSKWWNSYVSVNTFQTWYIPRDISFQAVDLLTVSLYGQTNFNLGDNWQWQISGWWSSPSLWGGTYRTKSLGAVNTSISKSFMNDKLKVFVNFNDVFFSSPWYGRMSYGGLSISGTGGHDSRQIEVGISYRFGNEQVKKLKLDEGGLEDESKRVN
- a CDS encoding endonuclease III domain-containing protein, yielding MTKSEKVDFVIQSLEELYPETPIPLDHKDPYTLLIAVLLSAQCTDERVNQITPLLFEKADNPWDMVKMSQEQIQDIIRPCGLSPMKSKGIYGLSHILLDKYEGQVPAEFEALEALPAVGHKTASVVMSQGFGYPAFPVDTHIHRLMYRWNLSNGKSVEQTEKDAKRLFPEDKWNKLHLQIIYYGRQYSPARGWSLDKDFISRKIGRKSLIRENFGEEGLKLMA
- a CDS encoding type II toxin-antitoxin system RelE/ParE family toxin, which encodes MAYDLFIKPSAEKDLIYAIDWYEERRPGLGLSLYHEISEVLEQIALYPEYFQKKYRTVRVRFTKRFNFGVHYIFDGSKVYVLAILHTSRKPLQ
- a CDS encoding TolB-like translocation protein encodes the protein MKQNYRPSVLGLLLGLFIFYSLPADGQFYYGIRQEYGKNRVQFNDFDWVFLRFEAFDVYFYRGNEALAENVARLTHKNLPQIENYLDAPLDERIQILVFNNLSDLKQSNVNSSSEDDYNTGGVTRISGRRLFVYFDGNYAHLENTLRMGLTEVVLSNLIYGSFTQSITNSALLNLPAWYVEGLISFVGEDWSSEVDVQVRDGFYSNKYKRINTLTQLDARYAGHSFWHFVKETYGEKVIRNIVYMSVVNRDIESGFVYILGKDMDEMTRDWRAFYKDRYGLSDEDQDFKDPSVLVKGRKHHEITKVKLSEDGQYFAYVDRRFSRYKIYVYDRETGKKKRIYTGGYRIAQNTDYSYPLLAWHPEGKSLSFFTEEKGITQFSIYDLEKDEVTTKPFYRFDKIVSLEYSPDGKKFLFSAVKDGQSDVYIYTILNTKITPITRDIYDDVDPTFISNGKRIAWSSNRPVDSILPDDQRSLRTQKLDLYATEAEELREDSIKIWRLTRTPSVDERQVEEIKPGILSFTTDRDGIRRQNLVKIDSAIAYVDTTTHYDYFFSEYPYSENSFSLVDMDLAPAENLKASVYLQDRRYRIYLEEYEDPQGMGLRPVKVESLAMQAQEEAQDSTEKGEEFVPESEYYGAIPRSQLEVDILNYKFYEEKPEPSPEEQQPSPQTVPLLPASLAEVEANADDKLDIPPVRNYFLSFFQDNFTVRFDNMFDNPQYQPFTGFVSGDILNQGFNMNFKVGVMDLMHDYRIVAGMRTTFQPLPGTSLTPNAEFVIGVADYKTRWDKYYTYTRRSQVQFLALNNFRRLINNEVNYKVVYPFNPVSAVHMSIGYRLDENIRLASDFNNLDEPISYTDYAIARSSYVYDNSRKIGLNLYAGLRYKVFAEYYRNLSKSNSGLYTAGVDARHYLIIHRNMIWANRLAAGTSFGPEKLIHIMGGVDNEFSPRLDQSTPIATDNNYVFQTLVTNMRGFFQNVRNGNSFTVINSELRWPIVSYLANRPIRNDFLNNLMVIGFADVGTAWNGPNPWDPENAINTRTVPLGSGGQIVLDSQKEPVVVGTGFGLRSRLFGYYVRADWAWGIEDGIVLPNIFYVSLSTDF
- a CDS encoding T9SS type A sorting domain-containing protein; this encodes MTNILTLRRMGTFCLVLLLSFNIQAQFSFQKHSFILEPVGEFKAQETERIFAPSLTPQEMHHPDGELDRQWSRSALRAQRFNKVANDVVINPNTPRPEVLDSLAGNAYSGSVPNDNDFAIGINQQMVRVRNSTIGVYDYSKDSLLFETTLFRFYRPTAILPGSKYDPRALYDPVADRFIVLYLSGNTWENSKIIVAFSKSNDLADGFNIYQIDGNPLNDSTWSDYPHISINRDDLFITMNTFYNGSSNNSGYVQSTIRQLDKQAGYDSLPMIEHYYSNLKMGNRNLFNFTGMDRGTDYPGAPAYILSNRNLDTINDSIFVVKIDGPASGNPQLSLEVYQTETPYGLPPEARQANDHTFDCNDSRIQGGFVAHGTIQYVGNTITSLGNSGIYHGMIKLDGPKTNSYFKIINFDPIDIGYPQITYTGKSYAEMEAIISFNHTGDSLNAGFSCMFFDNDSSYSPRKQIVEGGDYIDIISSNGNRKYERWGDYTGNQQAYGETGTAWASGYEATANGQPLTAIAKLRSPNWQDTPINIGLKENSLQSTVAPNPAIDWFELKLNQEKEEVLSFRLMSLDGKQNQALFEVQELALAGQNSFRFKTNSLKTGVYLLVVQGADGRRITDEKILITK